In Populus nigra chromosome 1, ddPopNigr1.1, whole genome shotgun sequence, one genomic interval encodes:
- the LOC133703113 gene encoding beta-glucosidase 12-like, which yields MGSIDDFSRYSFPDDFVFGTSSSAYQYEGETNKHGRGPAIWDTFTEEHTERINDHSNGNVAVDFYHRYKEDVQRMKEMGMDAFRFSISWSRVLPHGRLSAGVNEEGIKFYNDLIDDLLKNGLQPYVTLFHWDSPQALEDKYGGFLSPNIVNDFRDFVDLCFQKFGDRVKKWITLNEPWMFSVQGYDMGKMAPGRISVVVNDPHRSLNNGATELYTVSHHLLLAHAAAVKLYKEKYQSCQGGQIGITLVSYWFEPYSNSEDDQNATKRSLDFMLGWFMDPLTNGDYPRNMHDFVGGRLPKFTAEESKMLKGSYDFIGINYYTTYYAQNIEANYQSVGFMSDARANWTGERNGIPIGPQAGVKWLYIYPEGISRLLNYTKDLYGNPTIYITENGVDDVNNNASSLKEALNDPIREKSYKDHLKNVLRSINEHGVDVKGFFAWSLMDNFEWGSGYAVRFGLYYVDYKNDLKRYPKKSVKWFKQFLRRDSHSPIPHTYPLITSNETSKIEDSLVRDAKRPRNA from the exons ATGGGAAGCATTGATGACTTCAGCCGTTATTCTTTCCCAGATGATTTTGTTTTCGGAACATCCTCATCAGCTTACCAG TATGAAggtgaaacaaacaaacatggtAGAGGACCAGCTATATGGGACACTTTCACTGAGGAACATACAG AGAGAATAAATGATCATAGCAACGGAAATGTAGCTGTTGATTTCTACCATCGCTATAAA GAAGATGtgcaaagaatgaaagaaatggGAATGGATGCTTTCAGATTCTCCATTTCTTGGTCTAGAGTATTACCac ATGGCAGGTTAAGTGCTGGAGTAAACGAAGAAGGCATCAAGTTTTATAACGATCTCATTGATGACCTCCTCAAGAATG GTTTGCAGCCTTACGTTACTCTCTTTCACTGGGATTCTCCACAAGCTTTAGAAGATAAATATGGTGGTTTCTTAAGTCCTAACATTGT AAATGATTTCCGAGACTTTGTCGACCTTTGTTTCCAAAAGTTTGGAGACCGAGTGAAGAAGTGGATTACTTTGAACGAGCCATGGATGTTCAGTGTTCAAGGTTATGACATGGGCAAGATGGCACCGGGTAGGATTTCTGTCGTCGTAAATGATCCCCACCGATCCTTAAACAATGGTGCCACTGAATTGTATACGGTTAGCCATCATTTGTTGCTTGCTCATGCTGCGGCAGTGAAACTATACAAGGAAAAATATCAGTCATGTCAAGGTGGACAGATTGGGATAACACTTGTTTCTTATTGGTTTGAACCTTACTCAAACAGTGAAGATGATCAAAATGCAACCAAAAGAAGCCTCGACTTCATGCTTGGTtg GTTCATGGATCCTTTAACTAATGGTGACTATCCACGTAACATGCATGACTTTGTTGGTGGAAGATTGCCCAAGTTCACTGCCGAGGAATCTAAGATGTTGAAGGGATCGTATGATTTTATTGGAATTAATTACTACACAACATATTATGCTCAAAACATCGAAGCAAATTATCAGAGTGTTGGATTCATGTCAGATGCTCGTGCTAATTGGACAG GAGAGAGAAATGGAATCCCAATAGGTCCACAGGCTGGTGTAAAATGGCTTTATATTTATCCCGAAGGCATCAGCAGGCTTTTGAATTACACCAAAGATCTATACGGGAACCCAACAATTTACATTACTGAGAATG ggGTTGATGACGTAAATAACAATGCTTCATCACTAAAGGAAGCTCTTAATGATCCCATAAgagaaaaatcttacaaagaCCACCTTAAGAATGTCTTGAGATCCATCAA tGAGCATGGTGTTGATGTTAAGGGATTTTTTGCTTGGTCTTTGATGGACAATTTCGAATGGGGAAGTGGTTATGCTGTGAGGTTCGGCCTCTACTACGTTGATtacaaaaatgatttgaaacGATATCCTAAAAAATCAGTCAAGTGGTTCAAGCAGTTTCTTAGAAGAGACTCCCACAGTCCTATTCCACATACGTATCCTCTGATTACTTCTAATGAAA